ACGAAATGTCCTCCAAGAGCATCAATACCCACACGGTATGTTCCGCGGCCTTGAAAACGATCAAATATTGAAGATGGCAAACTGGTTACTTGCATTCCCACCTGCATTGCTGGTGAAATTCCTATGTAGACATTCGCAGTGACCCACTGCATGACGGATTCCCCGAGTGGGGAAACGCGAAAGGAGACGCGCCCATGTTCAGCGCAATCGGACGTTGGTTCAAGTCCCTAATTCTACTCGTTACCGGCCGCGTGGATTCCTCACGCCGCGGCTTGGACACCAATCCCCACGTAATCCGGGCTCGTTACGATCAAATCGTGCGCGAGAAAACCGAACGTATTCAGCAATTCAAGCAGGCGGTTGCGGGTCTCATTTCGCAGCAAGTCATGAAGATGTCCAAGGTGAAGACCCTGTCCGAAGAGGTCGCTCATCTCGAACGCCTGCGCACGGGCGCGCTCGCAAAAGCAAAACAGACCGTTTCCCAGATGCAGGCCGCCGGCAAGAGCATGGAAGAAATCAAGAGCAACGAGGACTATATGCGTTGCCTGGCCGCTTACAACGACTTCTCCTCCACGCTTGAGGAGAAAAAGGCCCGCATCCAGGAGCTGGAAGAAGACGTCGAAGGATTCGCGAGCCGCATCAAGGAACACAAGGTCCAACTCGAATCACTCATGCGTGAAGTGGATAAGCTGCGCAGCGAGGCCGTGGACGCCGTTGCGGAAATCATGACCGCAAAAGAAGAACGTGAAATCGCGGACACCCTGTCCGGCATCGCGCATGACGGGACCGCCGAGGAACTGCAGAGACTGCGCACCATGCGTGAAGAGGCCAAGGCGGAGGCCCGCATTTCAAAAGAGCTCGCGGGCACGGATTCCCGCGCACGCGAAGCGGAATTCCTCGAATATGCACGAAACACATCCGCATCGTCCGAGTTCGATCAGCTACTCGGTTTGGCCCAAGCTGCGGATACCAAACCTGCCGAAAAGGATAAGGCCCCAGCAGAAAAGACCCCGCTGCCCGAATAGTCTCGTCGCGAGGAAAATCGTGCAATGACCTCTCCAGATTACGCGTTTCTCCGTTCGGCAGGACGAATCCTGAATTCCGGTCAGGCACGCACGGTCGTACTTACCGGAAATGTGTACGACTTGTTCTGCCATTCAAGCGCAGACGGTTCGCAAGACTACGTAACGTTACTCGACTTTCTCTCCGCGCAGTGGAAGCTTCCGAATGTCATCTTGGTTGTTTACGAGATAAACGGCCCGATTCGCTTTGTGAATGTAGCCGACCGAGACAAGGTCAAAGACGCGTGGTTGAAATGGCGAACCGGACTCGATGCAAACGAGATTGCCATCAAGCGCATGCTTTCCAACTCCAAGGAAGCCATTGAACACGAAGCCTTGGGGGCGGCGTTCGACGCCAACTTAAAGGCCGCCGTAGGAAATCCCACCGTCGCCCTCGAACTCTTCCGGCAGATGTGCCTGTGCTCGCGCTCCGAGTCCAATGGAGCTCCGTTGCTGAAAGAGGACTTGCTCATCCTCATCGAATCCGCCGACATGCTCCTCCCGGAAGGTGAGATTACCCGCCTTTCGGACGTCGACAGACACCGTGTCAATATCTGCCACGACTGGTTTGGCGATCCGGGTTTCATGAACGGGCACGATGCCGTGGTGTTGTTGTCGGAATCTCGCAGCCTCCTCAACAGCCGCGTATCGCGACTTCCACAGGTCCTTGAGGTAAGTGTGCCCTCTCCCGACGAGTCGGCTCGCCTCCATTTCATCAATTGGTTCCTTGCTAGTCGTTCCGAGACTGGACCATTACAGCTATGGAGCAGCCCCGAAGACCTGGCGCGCTTTACGGCTGGCCTTTCGATCCATGCATTGATGCAGCTCATGAAGGGCGCGCAACACGAGCGCAAAACGCTCACGCAAGAGCAAGTGATCGAAAAAGTCGAAGACTACATCAAAGGGCAATTGGGAGAAGATATTGTTGAGTTCAAGAAACCCTCTCATACGCTGAACGATGTGGTTGGCTTCACAAAGCTCAAACGCTTTCTGCGCGAGGAACTCATTCCCCGTTTCCGTGCCACCGGGCCGGAGGCCCTATCCGGCGCAGCAGTCGCGGGTGCCATCGGCGGCGGCAAGACATTTATCTTTGAGGCAGTTGCGTCTGAATTAGATATGGTGGTGTTGGTCCTCAAGAACATCCGGAGCCAGTGGTTCGGACAGACCGACGTCATATTCGAGCGGTTGCGCCGCGTGCTGGACGCTCTCGCAAAGGTCCTGATCTTCGTGGATGAGGCCGACACGCAATTCGGGGCGATTGGCCCCGAGGCTCACGAAACCGAGCGCCGATTGACTGGTAAGATCCAAGCCATGATGTCCGATCCCAAGTCTCGCGGACGCGTCGTCTGGCTCCTGATGACCGCTCGCATTCACCTTTTGTCCCCTGACCTGCGACGGCCTGGCCGCGTGGGCGACCTGATCATCCCCGTTCTTGACCCCGAAGGTGATGACCGCACGGAGTTCGTGAAGTGGCTCGTGAGTGGCTGCATGGAGGGAACCTTGGACGATTCATCGCTTCAGCGTCTCGACGCAGCGACCTTGGGTTATTCAGCGGCCAGTTTTGCTTCCATGCGATCGGAATTGAAGGCAAAAGCCGCACTCAAACAAAAACCGCTCACCATCGACGATGCACTCGCTGTCCTTCACGATCACGTCCCTCCTGCCATTGGGGAGACTCGCCGCTATCAGACGCTTCAGGCCCTTGTGAATTGTACGCGCCGAAGTCTTCTGCCCGACCCTCAAGTCGCGGAATCCCAACGAGCCAAGTGGGCCGAAGAGATTCGAGCGCTGGAAATGGCTGGGGTGCGTTAATTACGTTACCCGTTCCGCCACGTTGACTCCCCTTCTTTCTGCGGCTATACTTTGTATATACCTTGGAGAATCGACT
The nucleotide sequence above comes from Candidatus Hydrogenedentota bacterium. Encoded proteins:
- a CDS encoding ATP-binding protein; this encodes MTSPDYAFLRSAGRILNSGQARTVVLTGNVYDLFCHSSADGSQDYVTLLDFLSAQWKLPNVILVVYEINGPIRFVNVADRDKVKDAWLKWRTGLDANEIAIKRMLSNSKEAIEHEALGAAFDANLKAAVGNPTVALELFRQMCLCSRSESNGAPLLKEDLLILIESADMLLPEGEITRLSDVDRHRVNICHDWFGDPGFMNGHDAVVLLSESRSLLNSRVSRLPQVLEVSVPSPDESARLHFINWFLASRSETGPLQLWSSPEDLARFTAGLSIHALMQLMKGAQHERKTLTQEQVIEKVEDYIKGQLGEDIVEFKKPSHTLNDVVGFTKLKRFLREELIPRFRATGPEALSGAAVAGAIGGGKTFIFEAVASELDMVVLVLKNIRSQWFGQTDVIFERLRRVLDALAKVLIFVDEADTQFGAIGPEAHETERRLTGKIQAMMSDPKSRGRVVWLLMTARIHLLSPDLRRPGRVGDLIIPVLDPEGDDRTEFVKWLVSGCMEGTLDDSSLQRLDAATLGYSAASFASMRSELKAKAALKQKPLTIDDALAVLHDHVPPAIGETRRYQTLQALVNCTRRSLLPDPQVAESQRAKWAEEIRALEMAGVR